The nucleotide window ACTCGCCGGGGCGCAGCGCCCGCAGCCCGAGCGCCAGCCCCCAGAACGTGCAGACGGCGGCCGCGTGCCGGATCGACCCGGCGGTGAGCAGCAGCGCGACGAGCGCACCCGCGTGCCCGGCGGCCTGCACCGCGCGGCCCTCGTGCGGCCGGCGCGACGCGAGCGCCGTGCCGAGCGCCAGCAGCACCGCGGCGGTGCCCAGCACCGCGAACGCCGTGGTGTGCAGGGGCAGGCCGGCCGCGCGGCCCGCCGTGAAGCCGAGCGTCAGGGCCGCGGCGGCGGCGCCGAGGCCGCCCAGCAGCCGGGCCGCGAGGTCGCGGCCGGCCACGCTCACCACGGCGGCGGCGACCAGGGCGAGGCCGAGCGCCGCCAGGGTCGCGCCGCGGGTCGGCAGCGATCCGGCGAGGCCCGCGCCGGTGAGCGCGGCACCGGTCACACCCGCGGCGACCCGGGCCGGGCCGAAGAAGGACGGCAGCCCGACCGCGAGCAGGCCGGCCAGGCCGAGGAGCAGGCTCGCGGCCGGCACGGCGGGCCACTGTGCGCCGGCCGCGGCGAGGCCCGCCGGGACCAGCACGGCCAGGAGCGGCGCGACGGCGCAGGCCGCGGTCCGCGGGCCGCGCGCGGCCAGCACCGCGAGCGCGACGGCCACGGCGAACACCCCGAGCGCGGCCACGTCGGCGACCGCAACCGGGCCGGCGCCGGTGCCGTCCGGCACGCCGGTCCACACCCGGGACATCCACTCGTACGGGCGCAGGAGCACGGCGGACAGGCTCGGCGCGGTCGTCGCGAGCAGCACGAGTCCGAGCGGCAGCGCGGCCGCCCGGGCCCAGACGGTCGCCGAGAAGGTCAGCGCGACGAGCAGCAGCCCGATCGCCGCGTACAGCGCGGGCGAGTCGCCCGAGGCGAGCGCCCAGGCGGGCGCCGGCACGGCGCCGAGCAGGACGGCGGCCAGCACGTACGGCCGGTAGCCCCGGGCGGTCAGGTGCAGCGCGCCGGTCAGCAGCGCGACGGCCGCCAGCGCCGCCCGGCTCTGCGCCGGTGCGGCCAGGGACAGCGCGGCCGCGCCGGTCCAGGCCGCCGCGGGCACCGCGAGGAGCCCGACGGTGAGCGCGATTCCGGTGAGCGGCCGCGGTGCACGCCGGGAGGCCACCGCGGTGCCGGCGCCGAGGGCGGCGACCGCGGACAGGGTCGCGCAGGCGACGCCCGGGCTCGCGAGGGCGACCGTCACGGCGTGGACGGTGAGCGCCGCCGCGACCGTGGCGGGCCAGGCCGGCGCCACCCGCAGCGCGCACGCCAGCGCCGCCGCGACGACGATCAGGTCGAGGACCGGCGCGGCCCACCAGTGCATTCCGAGGGCGGCCGGCGCCGAGACGGCGGCCAGCGCGGCGCCGCCGAGCAGCACCTGCGGCTGGAGCATGCGCGGAACCAGCACCACCAGGGCGACGGTGTTCAGCGCGATGACGGCGAGCAGGCGCCAGTCGGCGGCTCCCGCGATCATCGCGGCGGCCAGGAACGGTACCGGCGCGGCGGCGACGACCAGCGCGCCGATCCACGGCCCGCGGCGTACCTGTGCCGGCAGCACCCGGTTCGCCGCCGTCACCAGGACCGCCACCGCCGCGACGACGGCGGCGATCAGCACCGGGGCGAGGAAGCTCCCGCCGGCGACCGCCGCGAAGCGGCCGGCGGCCGGCGCCAGGGCGACAACGAACAGGCCACCGGTGATCGCCTGCGCCGCCCGGGCCCGGGCCAGGACCGCCGCCGCCACCGTCAGCCCGGCGGCGGCGACCAGCGCGGTCGCGGCCGGCGCGGCCTCCACCGTCGTCTCGGCGACGGCCAGCGCGAACAGCGCCGACAGGCCCGCCGAGCCGACCGCGACCGCGCCGAGCGCGTAGGCCGTGACAGCCACCGCGTTCGGCGCCGACCGTCCCAGGTGGATCACCACGAGGTTCATGACGGCGACGCCGGTCAGCACGTACGCCCAGCCCGCCGCGTCCGGCTCGAACGGCGCGGCGAGCAGCGGCAGCACCGGCTGGGCCACGATCAGCGCCGCGAAGCGCGGGCCGATCAGCCCGGTGACGTGCTCGTACCCGGCGGCGACCGCGGCCGTGACGGCGCAGACCGCACCGGCGTACCCGAGCGCCGAGTAGTCCGCGACGCCGAACAGGTTCACGTACCAGGCCGCGTACCCGTCGAGCAGCACCAGCAGCAGCCCGACCGCCGCGAAGGTCTCCGCCGTCGCGCGCAGGTTGCGCCGCAGCGCGAGATGCGGCACCGCCAGGGACACGACGGTGAATCCGGCGAGCAGCAGCGCCCGCCCGCCGACGCCGAACTGCGCCCAGGCGACCGCGGTGAAGACGATCGCCGCGACGCCGAGCAGCAGGCCGCCCAGGAGGAACAGCACGTTCTGCACCAGCCTGGTCGACGCCTCCTTGGTGCGCGGCGCCGCAGCGGGCCGGGCGGCCGGCACGACCACCGGCACGGCCGCCGCCGCCAGCGCCGCGCGAACCCGGGTCGCCGCGTCCTCGCGCGACCGCCAGGCCTGCCGCAGCGCCGCGTCGGCCGCCGAGACCGCCTCGCGGGCGCCGGCGAGCCGGGCGGTGAGCACCGGGATCTCCGCGTCGAGACGGACGACCTCGGCGGCGTCGGTGTCCGGGCCGCGGCCGCAGCCGGGACAGCCGGAGGTCAGGTTCGCCGGAGCATGGCAGTACGGGCACGGATACGAGGTCACGCGACGATAATCGCCGCCCGCGGCGTTCGGCTCCTGAGCCCGCGTACCTAAAACCGGTAGCTGATCAGCGGCCGGTCAGCTCGGCGATCGCGGCCTCCCACTTCTCCAGCCTGGGCTCGACCACGTCCCACGGCCCGGAGGGCAGCCAGTACGAGGCGCGGCGCACGCCCGCGTTCGCGAGCTGTTCGAGGGCCTTCGGCTGGGCCGGCACGCTGAGCACCTGCACCTCGATCGGCCGGTCCGCGCGGGCCTCCAGTTCGGCGATCCGCTCGAAGAGGTCCCGGTCGTGCCACTGCGGGAACCAGCCGTCGCCCCAGGCCAGCACCCGGTCGAGCACGGTGGGGCCGGCGCCGCCGACGAGCACGGGCGGCCAGGGGCCCTGCACCGGCTTGGGCCACGACCAGATCCGGTCGAAGTTCACGAACGGTCCCGAGTAGGAGGCCTCGTCCTGCGTCCAGATCGCCTGCATCGCCTGGACCCGGTCGGTGAGCAGGGCCATTCGGGTACGCGGGTCGGTGCCGTGGTTGGCCATCTCCTCGCGGTTCCAGCCGGCGCCGACGCCGAACTCGAGCCGGCCCCCGGAGAGGTGGTCGACGCTGGCGACCTCGTTGGCGGTGATGATCGGGTCGCGCTCGACGACCAGGCACACGCCGCTGCCGATCCGGATCCGGCTGGTCGCGGCCGCCGCCGCGGTCAGCGCGACGAACAGGTCGTAGCAGTGCGAGTACTTGCTGGGTAGTTCGCGGCTGCCGTCGCCCCAGGGGCTCTCCCGGCTGGCCGGGATGTGGGTGTGCTCGGGGAAGAAGAGGGCGTCCTGTCCGCGCTCCTCGACCAGCCGGGCGAGCGCACCGGGGCCGATGCCGTCATGGGTGGGGAAGTAACCGACACCGAACTCCATGTGACCGATCCTATCGATGCAGAGTCAGAATCAGATCCACCACAAGTGCCGTCCAGCCGGTCTGATGCCAGGCGCCGAGGCCCGCGCCGTCGTCGCCGTTGAAGTACTCGGGGAAGGCGAGCAGGTCCTTCCAGTCCGGATGGTTCTGGAAGATCTCCGTGGCGCCGTACATCGGCCTGCGCCCCCACGAGTCCGGCACGAACAGCGAGATGAGCCGCCGGGACAGGTCGTCGGCGACCGCGCTCAGCGGCATCTTCGTCTGCGAGCCGGTCGGGTACTCCACCATCAGGTCGGGGCCGTAGAACGCCGCGAACTCGCGCAGCGCCTCGATGAGCAGGTAGTTGGTCGGCATCCAGACCGGGCCGCGCCAGTTGGAGTTGCCGCCGAACAGCCCGCTCGTGCTCTCCGCCGGTTCGTAGCCGACCGTGAAATCCGAGCCGCCGAGCGACACCGTGAACGGCTTCTCCCGGTGCGCGCGCGACAGCGTTCTGAGCCCGTACGGGGAAAGGAACTCCTCCGGGTCGAGCATCCGGGCCAGGATCCGCAGCAGCTGGTCCTGGCCGACCATGGAGAGCAGCCGCTGCTGGCGGCCGTCGGTCGCGAGCCGGCGCGCGCTGATCACGTCGGCGTACTCGGGGGCGTTGGCGAGCAGCCAGCGCAGCCGCGCGCCCAGCCCGGGCAGCCGGTTCAGGGTGCCGGCGCTGAGCGTGGTGGTGGCGGCCAGCGGCAGCAGCCCGACGATGGAACGCGCCTTGAGCGGCATCCGGTGCCCGTCGGGCAGGCGCAGCACGTCGTAGAAGAAGCAGTCCTCGTCGTCCCAGAGCCCCTGCCGGTATGCCGCCTCGGCGATGTAGGCGAAGTGCTCGAAGAACTTGGTGACCATGTCCTCGTAGGTGCGGTCGTGCAGGGCGAGGCGGATGGACATGTCGAGCAGGTTGAGCGCGTACATGGCCATCCAGCCGGTGCCGTCGGACTGCTCCAGCACGCCGGCGACGGGCAGCGCCGCGGAGCGGTCGAACGGGCCGACGTTGTCCAGGCCGAGGAAGCCGCCCTCGAAGACGTTGTTGCCGCCGACGTCCTTGCGGTTGACCCACCAGGTGAAGTTCAGCAGCAGCTTGTGCATGATCCGGGCGAGGAAGTCGTGGTCGCGGCCGCCGTCGATCTCGAAGACCCGCAGCGCGGCCCAGGCGTGCACCGGCGGGTTGACGTCGCCGAACGACCACTCGTACGCGGGGATCTGCCCGTTGGGGTGCATGTACCACTCGCGCAGCAACAGCAGCAGCTGCGACTTGGCGAATCCGGGGTCGACGCGGGCGATCGAGACACAGTGGAACGCCAGGTCCCACGCCGCGTACCAGGGGTATTCCCAGGGGTCCGGCATCGAGATGATGTCGAAGCTGTTCATGTGCCACCAGGCGTTGTTGCGCCCGTAGCGCCGGCCCGGGGGCGGCGGCGCGGAGCCGGGGTCGCCGCGCAACCACTGCTTGACGTCGAAGTGGTAGAACTGCTTGCCCCACATCAGCCCGGCGATGCCCTGCCGCACGACGGCGGCCTCCTCGGCGGACGCGGCGGCGGGTACCAGTTCGGCGAAGTAGGCGTCGGCCTCGGCCCGCCGGTCGCGGACCACGGCGGCGAAGCCGTCGCCGAGGTCGAGCGGGTCGGCCGCCTCGTCGGACCGGGCCAGGCGCAGCCGGATCTCCCGGGTCTCCCCCGGGCCCAGCGTCAGCTCGTAGTGCAGCGCGCCCTTGGTGCCGACGCCGGCCGGGTTGACGGTCGGCGCGCCGGCCACGAGGTGGTCGTTGATGCCGTCCTTGGGGTACGTGCTGGTGCCGGGCAGGCCCCAGAGCCGCTGCGCGTTCGTCTCGTTGTCGCACATCAGCGCCGGCGGCGCGCCCTCGCCCTCCAGCGTGATGTGGCCGAGGCCGCGGTGCTGCCCGGCGAGCCGCCCGGGTCCGCCGAGGATGGTCGGGACCCGGCGGTTCGGCAGCCCCCACGACCAGGTGTTG belongs to Amorphoplanes digitatis and includes:
- a CDS encoding SCO7613 C-terminal domain-containing membrane protein, producing the protein MTSYPCPYCHAPANLTSGCPGCGRGPDTDAAEVVRLDAEIPVLTARLAGAREAVSAADAALRQAWRSREDAATRVRAALAAAAVPVVVPAARPAAAPRTKEASTRLVQNVLFLLGGLLLGVAAIVFTAVAWAQFGVGGRALLLAGFTVVSLAVPHLALRRNLRATAETFAAVGLLLVLLDGYAAWYVNLFGVADYSALGYAGAVCAVTAAVAAGYEHVTGLIGPRFAALIVAQPVLPLLAAPFEPDAAGWAYVLTGVAVMNLVVIHLGRSAPNAVAVTAYALGAVAVGSAGLSALFALAVAETTVEAAPAATALVAAAGLTVAAAVLARARAAQAITGGLFVVALAPAAGRFAAVAGGSFLAPVLIAAVVAAVAVLVTAANRVLPAQVRRGPWIGALVVAAAPVPFLAAAMIAGAADWRLLAVIALNTVALVVLVPRMLQPQVLLGGAALAAVSAPAALGMHWWAAPVLDLIVVAAALACALRVAPAWPATVAAALTVHAVTVALASPGVACATLSAVAALGAGTAVASRRAPRPLTGIALTVGLLAVPAAAWTGAAALSLAAPAQSRAALAAVALLTGALHLTARGYRPYVLAAVLLGAVPAPAWALASGDSPALYAAIGLLLVALTFSATVWARAAALPLGLVLLATTAPSLSAVLLRPYEWMSRVWTGVPDGTGAGPVAVADVAALGVFAVAVALAVLAARGPRTAACAVAPLLAVLVPAGLAAAGAQWPAVPAASLLLGLAGLLAVGLPSFFGPARVAAGVTGAALTGAGLAGSLPTRGATLAALGLALVAAAVVSVAGRDLAARLLGGLGAAAAALTLGFTAGRAAGLPLHTTAFAVLGTAAVLLALGTALASRRPHEGRAVQAAGHAGALVALLLTAGSIRHAAAVCTFWGLALGLRALRPGESATVRRGHFTAAVLTELGAWWLLLAGERVAIVEAYTLPAAAVALLIGWLARRGRGELSSWIAYGPALAAALLPTLASVLTGEGEPLRRLLLGLGALTVLLAGAHARLQAPVVAGGSVLAAVALHEAVLAWDLLPRWIPLAVAGLLLVALAMTLERRRRDLARVRSALTRMG
- a CDS encoding LLM class F420-dependent oxidoreductase, producing MEFGVGYFPTHDGIGPGALARLVEERGQDALFFPEHTHIPASRESPWGDGSRELPSKYSHCYDLFVALTAAAAATSRIRIGSGVCLVVERDPIITANEVASVDHLSGGRLEFGVGAGWNREEMANHGTDPRTRMALLTDRVQAMQAIWTQDEASYSGPFVNFDRIWSWPKPVQGPWPPVLVGGAGPTVLDRVLAWGDGWFPQWHDRDLFERIAELEARADRPIEVQVLSVPAQPKALEQLANAGVRRASYWLPSGPWDVVEPRLEKWEAAIAELTGR
- a CDS encoding MGH1-like glycoside hydrolase domain-containing protein; translated protein: MAERERLAQADSGEQPWRAWGPYLAERAWGTVREDYSEHGTAWDYFPHDHARSRAYRWNDDGMAGVCDDRQTFCFALALWNGQDPILKERMFGLGGDGGNHGEDAKDYWWYQDSTPTHSWMSWRYHYPQAAFPYDELVRVNGHRSREDPEFELIDTGVFDEDRFWAVTVDYAKAGVDDMCIVVTVSNRGPEAETLHVLPSLWFRNTWSWGLPNRRVPTILGGPGRLAGQHRGLGHITLEGEGAPPALMCDNETNAQRLWGLPGTSTYPKDGINDHLVAGAPTVNPAGVGTKGALHYELTLGPGETREIRLRLARSDEAADPLDLGDGFAAVVRDRRAEADAYFAELVPAAASAEEAAVVRQGIAGLMWGKQFYHFDVKQWLRGDPGSAPPPPGRRYGRNNAWWHMNSFDIISMPDPWEYPWYAAWDLAFHCVSIARVDPGFAKSQLLLLLREWYMHPNGQIPAYEWSFGDVNPPVHAWAALRVFEIDGGRDHDFLARIMHKLLLNFTWWVNRKDVGGNNVFEGGFLGLDNVGPFDRSAALPVAGVLEQSDGTGWMAMYALNLLDMSIRLALHDRTYEDMVTKFFEHFAYIAEAAYRQGLWDDEDCFFYDVLRLPDGHRMPLKARSIVGLLPLAATTTLSAGTLNRLPGLGARLRWLLANAPEYADVISARRLATDGRQQRLLSMVGQDQLLRILARMLDPEEFLSPYGLRTLSRAHREKPFTVSLGGSDFTVGYEPAESTSGLFGGNSNWRGPVWMPTNYLLIEALREFAAFYGPDLMVEYPTGSQTKMPLSAVADDLSRRLISLFVPDSWGRRPMYGATEIFQNHPDWKDLLAFPEYFNGDDGAGLGAWHQTGWTALVVDLILTLHR